The window GTCTttactctggagatcagtcgtaattccaggacatctccagggccctcctggaatctggcaaccctaacactctTTGCAGCTATTCCCGTTGCACCTAGTTTTTGAAATTTTAGGTACAAGTTGAACATTAGGCTGTTTGCCCCTAGCATTTTCCTTTTATACAAAAAATTAGGCTctgtaatttttgtttttaaagtgttaGGCCAACTTTGCTAAAGCTGCCTTTCCCCCTCAGCTTGTTTTGCTGTGTTTCAAAGCATGTGTTTGAGGCTTTTCATCGTTCAGTTGAAACCTAATTAACAATACTttttaattttactgtattttaagcaGTTTTAATGGGGGGGTGTTAATCATTACAAGTGCTCTTTGGGGATATTTTGTAGCAAAATGGCTAATAAGTAAATAAGCGGCACTCCCACATCTGTCTGGTACATTTTTATCTCTCCATGCCTCCAAATTGCTCCGAGTGGTgtatacatccccccccccccaacctttttgCCTCACAACAACCGAGGCAGGTTAGGCCAACAGAGAGAATGACCAGCCCCAGATCACCCATGGAGGGTTCTGCTGTGTTTTCTCCACCTCAGCTACTCTGATCCATCTGTTTGCTTCTCTTTCTTGCCAGCCAGGCCTGTCCAAAGGAAAAATCCAAAGAAACAGAATACAATCCACACTATATATTTTATTAGATCAACCACTCGACAtgtaacagtgtgcaagctttcaaattcttcagaactcttcttcaggttgGATGTTGCTAGAAAAGACTCTAGGACATGATGTAAATTCCTGTTGTAGTCTATGTTGCGCTTAGTCTGTAGCATGAGACAGTCTTGCTGCTATATGGGGGCTGCCATTCTGTAACGCAAAACTATTGCCTTGCCTctgggattgaacttggaaccttctgtataccaagcaaatgctctgccactgagccaccccTCTCACtagagaggtggtggtggaggtacTTGTTTGCTTGTGCAATGGAGATGGGCTTTGGGATTTTCTATGCATTGTTTCTGGTCTTCTAAGACTGCCaaaaagcttgctggttgaccttgggccagtcactctctctctcagcctaacctaccttaccaTGTTGTTTTAAGGATagaatggaagacaggagaatggtgtaagccacgTGGGTCCTTattaggaagaaaggtggggtatcgattaagtaagtaaataaataaatcatctgAGTGGCTGTGGCAGGTAAGAACATTAGATTAGATGGAGCCTAGGTTTAACCCAGCAAGACACTTGCGGGTATTTCTGGAGGgcaggtctatcaatggctgttTACTTATGGCATCTAAGTGGAGCCTCCTTGTTCAGATGCAGTCTACCTTTGATTCCAGGATGCTGAGAAATAGGAGGCTCAACTAGATGGGCccttggttggatccagcaggcTTTTTTGGAAGTTATTCCATCCAGTCTATTCACAGCTACTGGCAGGCATCAATAGCAGACTGCTTTCAAGTTGCAGTTTCAAATGCATCCCATAGGACTTCACTACTGTTTCTTAATCCCAGTGTGATAGCTCAGCCCAACCTTGCCTGTCATCATGGCTCCGGATCGTCATTGGGCTCCATCATCTTGCATCAGTTATGGGAAGGACCGGGGAGTCTTCCCCTCTTACAGAACTGATTTATGGCTTGGGGTAAACAGAAGCAGATGTGTGTTTGATCTGTCAAGCAGATGTCACGGAACtattctttcctcttcctcccacaTGGGGACTTCGGGGTTAGAGAGAAAAAGGCAGGCCTTCAGAAAAAGGGCCTTGGGAATTGGTGCATGGCAGGATGCTCAGATTTTGTGAGTGCGACTTGAGGAGGTCAGCAGCAGAAAGTGATCAGACCAGAGGGATGTTTGTGACAATGAGAATGAATTTCCCCCAGATTTGAAGGTTTGAACTACATCCTTCCCTGCTCAGACGCCACACACTTCACTGACTTTGTTAATCAAAGATGGACTTGCTTCCTGGAATCCCATGTTTCTACTGAAGTTCCAGGGAGGTGGAGGATTTGGGGaatgccttttgaaatcaatggtttGTGTGATTTGCCAAGATTGTATTTTGTTAGGATTCTGGTCTCTCCCACTATGATCAAAACTCAGCATGGAAGTTCTGTGTCTGGAACTCCAGATGTGAAATTTCACTTAGCACTGTGTCCCCTTTGCCCCTCCCCCAGATTACCAGATCAGGAGCCGTATCAACATtctctagcaaaatcaaaaagagtccagtagcacctgatgaagagaacttgattctcgaaagcttatgctgcaataaaattggttagtcttaaaggtgctactggactctttttgattttgctactttagagcagaaccacaagtgacaaaaggcacagattggacacttgtctgcttccctcaagttttgatgggaaatgtaggcatcctggtctcgcagcttcgctctctgactgctgtccaatggccttttcaactgtcacttgtccaacattccgccaagctgcctacatttcccatcaaaacttgagggaagctgacaagtgtccaatctgtgccttttgtcacttgtggttctgctcacagactaacacggctaactcctctggatctttgaacaTTCTCTAGGACTTTTCAGACAGACACGAGTCTCTGAACATCTAGGCAGAGCACGTTTACCTCTTCGCTGCTGAAAAATCAGAGCTGGGTtgtgattacagctggatggacaCTCACACATCGCATGAAGGGAAAGACATTTGAAAGGTCACAGTAACCTAAGTGTAGAGTTGCCGAATAAAGGAAACTGATTTCTATTTATCTGATTCAGAATTCCACACACCCCGTGTTGCAGACCACAGCGTGtcaggaaggagggggggggtctgcatTCAGCCCTCAGGCAACAATGGCCGTTCTGTTTTCCTGGGAAAGGTTCTTGAGTTTTGCCTGAGCCAGAAAAACAAGGGCTTTGGGCTCTCGTGCACTAATGATGGCCCAGAGAAGGGACAGCACAAATAACAGAAATAAGATCTCGTCTGGGATGAGTTAAGGCCCACTTGATAGCCGAGAAGCCAAAAACAAATTTATTTAAACAATCTGCAGAGAAGAGATGAGTTTCGTTCAGGCATAACTTCCCTCAAATGGCTTTGCCCTGGCTGCTGAACTGATGCCAGAAGCAAAGACTGTGATCTCAGCATTTGCTCAGCTCCACAATCCTTGCCCGTTCCCCCCAGAGCAACTGAGGCCTTGTTTGCACTATGAACTTACACTGTTGTGAATCTGTTGAATTCtaaggaacaccccccccccccgctgcccccaCCACTCAGCTGGAAAGCTGGGGAAGGAGTTGTGAATCTCTGAGTCATAGGGCGGCCAGCtgaggttgggaaattactggaggtttgggggtggagtctgggaagggtggtatttggggaggggagagaccccaCCAGAacataatgccatatagtccccCTACAAAGCAACCTTTTTCttcagggcagggctttttttctggggaaagaggtggtggaactcagtgggttgccctcagagaaaatggtcacatggctggtggccccgccccctgatctccagacagaggggagttgagattgccctccgcgccgcatggcaaggagggcaatctcaactcccctctgtctggagatcagggggcggggccaccagccatgtgaccattttcaagagattccggaactccgttcccccgcgttccccctgaaaaaaagccctgcttcagggAAATCTGAGcattctgtagtctggagatgcaTTGTAATTCCGTAGGAAATCCAGGCCACACGTGGAATTTGACAACCCTACTGTGTTGCCTGGTAGGGCCCCCAGCCAACAGTTGCTCATGAGATGACGGTCTCCATAGCGGAGCAGATGTAACTGAGCCActctgtagagttgccaactttgggttgggaaattcctgaagatttggggatggagcctggaaaaggcaggggttggggaaggacctcatccttaaacataaaaggtgagcCGTTTTGGTGATGATTCACCTTTTGTGTGCCGCAGGCGCAGTCTGCGCTCCTGCAGGAAGGAGGGCTCACTTCCCGGCCATTTGCTGCTGCAATAGGCCAGCAGAGGGaagggcctgcctgcctgccaagcaTCTGCACCTAGATTGAGGAGTCCAGGTGGCAGGACGGGCGAGTGTGCCTCCCAGTCCTTCCCCGCTGCAATCAGTTCACACcgtggagggggcaatgcccagcctggctgccctgccctccccctgactAGATCAGGGTGCTGAGGATGGGGCAATGCCCGGCCTgtccaccctgccctccccctgccccaatcgGAGCACCAGGGAAAGAGTAATGCCTGGCCTGGTGGCTCTGCCTCGGCCGGGATTGGAGCGCAGGGAGGCAGCAATGGGAATCCTggcccccctgccctttctatagcccattgtattttttgccacaatgagctttgttgctagttggggtataatgccgtagaacccaccctccaacgcagccattttctccaaggtaaTCTGAATTCTGTAGtcttagagatcagttgtaattctgaggagTCTCCAGtgctcacctggaggctggcaaccctaagccgcTGGTTGAGTGCTGCTGTTTCTCAGGGATTTGTGTTGGCAGCAATTGCCGCACAAAAGGATTGGTTGCTCGTTGGGGTGATCTTTCTTAACACGCATGCCTCCCCCCATGTGCCCCCTCATTGTAAAATGTAGTAGCCAATattgaataggggtgtgcagtggTAGTGAACACAGCACGCATAAATAAGAGGTATTCACCCCTGTATTAGCCCTCCCAATTTTAAAATCCATCTGCCAATTTTTAATCAATATAATTATTTCTAATTGTTTGTGAATAACTTCTTCATAAACTGCTTTGAGCAGAAGGAGAAGCAACTGAGGTGTGGTCTCAATAAATATGTCCATAATttttacactttttaaactgcacaCTGTTTTTCTTACATGCTCCTCAACTCACTAACAGATGTGCTTGGGACTCTATTCCCCAGTACCGGGGGCTCGATTCATACCaggaccagggatttttttcagctggaacgtggtggaacggagttctggaacctcttgaaaatggtcacatggctggtggccccgccccctgatctccagacagaggggagttgagattgccctccgtgctgcggagggcaatctcaactcccctctgtctggaggtcagggggcggggccaccagccatgtgaccattttctccgaaggcaacccactgagttccaccacctcttttcacagaaaaaaagccctggccaggacatagggttgccagtctccaggtagtggctggagatctccctgaattacaactggtctccaggccacagagaacagttcacccgaaaatggctactttggggggtggactctatggaattataccatgccaaggtcctttccctccccaaaacccactttctccaggtttcactccccagatctccaggaatttcccaacttggagctggcaaccctaccaggaccATAGTGCACAGGAAGAAGGAACTTAAGCCTTTCCTCTCTGCgccattttcttgacctgaaagaGCCTGCGGGGGTGCTCTTTGTTCCAGTGTGGAAATTTTGTATACCGATGGGGTACATTAAGGTCTCCTAGCAGGGCAAATAGCTTCAGGTTAGGAAATGGCATGGGAGGAAGTCTTGAGTGCCCTCTCCCTGTGACCTATGGTTCTGATccaaatatggttgccaacctccaggtggttggCAGGTACAATTGACCTCCAGAcaacagcgatcagttccccttgagaaaatggctgctttggagggtggactctatggcattatgctctgctgaggtccctcccctccccaaatcctgccctccccaggctccaccccccaaatctccagcagtttcccaacccagagctggcaaccctagcttgggaATTGAGTTCTGAGCACAGAAGAACTCCTGGCATGCGTCTGATCTCCAGGACTTGGGGAGGATACAAGGAAAACATAATGTGCTGAGAGGCTCCGTCAGAATCCAGCTGTTCGTGTTGCAGAATTTCTGCTTTCGACAGCACACAATTTtgataggggtgtgtgtgtgtgtctgtaatcGTACAACAGTGAGCTAATTATCTCCTGTGACCTAATTATCTtctgtcaatctctctctttctctcccagtCTCTGAAGAGTTTGTACAGCAGCCTGGACCGGATCCCGTTCCGTAACAAGATGAATGGTGTGAGGCTCCAGTGGGGCTGCATTGTGCCCTCAGgaggccccacccacccctgcaccACATTGCTGCTTGGAGCGTGGCAGTATGTGTGAGGGGGGTAGCACTCTGTGGTTCCCCAAGATGGAGCTTGGGAACTTCAGCGGCGCCAGCCAGCTCGGCTCCTGCTTCCGCAGAAACAACATCAGCAATGAGATCCGGGGTCACATCACCTCGCCGTGGTTCTCCACCATCTTCGGCCTCATCGGCCTCTGCTCCAACCTCTTTGCCTTCTGCGTGCTGGTCAACTCCTCGCGGAAGATGCACAGCCGTTCTCGGTCCTCCTTCCTGGTCTTCCTCTGCGGCCTGGTGGTGACGGACTTCATGGGCCTGCTAGTGACCGTCTGCATCGTGGTCCCGTACCACTTCATCCAGTTTGACTGGAGGGTTGTGGACCCCGGGTGCCACCTCTGCAATTTCATGGGCCTCGCCATGGTCTTCTTTGGGCAATGCCCGCTGCTGCTGGGCGCCACCATGGCCGGGGAACGCTTTCTTGGGATCTACCGGCCCTTCTCCCGCTCCATCAATATGTCGAAACGCCGGGCCTGGATCTTGGTAAGCTTAGTCTGGGCCTTGGGGTTTTTCCTAGGCCTGCTGCCCATCTTGGGCCTGGGGGACTACAGTCTACAATACCCCAACTCCTGGTGCTTCCTCACTTTGCTCCACGATGCCAAGAACGTGGCCTTCAGCCTCATCTTCGCCCTGCTGGGCATCTTCTGTGTGGGTCTCTCTTTCTTCCTCAACACGTTCAGCGTGGTGACCCTTTGCCGAGTCTACCATGACTCCGAGTCGGTGCAGCGTCGGAGGGACAGTGAGGTGGAAATGATGATCCAGTTGCTGGGCATCATGGTCATCGCCAGTGCCTGCTGGCTCCCCCTGCTGGTAAGGATGTATCCCCcattcccttttctttcttgaccccatttccttcctttctttccacaGAGGTAGTCGGAAACGCTGTTGTCAATATTATTTAGCACTGAGAGCAGACTTGCAAATATTTAAAGCTCGCCACAGATTATCTTCTTGTAATTTTACAGCTTGGGTCAGGcttggatctggaagacccaggttcaattccttgcTCCGTcacagaagcttactgggtgatcgtgggccagtcacatacgctcagcctaacctacctcacagggttgttgtaaggataaaatggaggagaggagaacaatgttaagccattttggggagaaaaacagggaacAAAGAAACAAGCAAACATTATCCATATACAGCAGTCATGGACTGGCCTGTTGATGAGGGTCCAACATAATGTCAAAGATGGTATTATTAAAACTCCTACTGATATGATGGGAGTGTTTCAGGGAAGAAAGGCTTACAGTACATACTTGGGaaccattgtggtgtagtggttagagtgtcagactgggatcccaggttcaaatccccacctggccatggaagcttgctgggtgatctggggccagtcacatcaactgagcctaacctacctcacagggttgtcatgaggataaaatggaggagaggagaacgatgtaaaccactttgagggAGAAATGCGGGGATTAAGTGACATGgttaaataaaaacagtatacTGTCCCATGGCAGCATCCCTGTTATTGGAtaattttatctgccccccccccccagcatgatGAACAGAGCACAGGATTTGCCCTGGCTGCTCTGTTACTCTCAAGGGTGGGGCTGCTTTTTTCCCATAGAAGTGAATTGTAACTATTCGCTTCTATAGGAAACAGCCCAAAAAATGGGGTTGAAGGGATGGCTCTGGCAGCGAAGGGAGAGCTAAACctatttcccccaccccacccctgtgaCTGCAGTATCTGGGGCAGGGGACGGGCTTAGGGACATCTTCGCTGCACCCAGATGGCCGCTGCTCCCGTCTTCCTTATTGCGGTGTCACCCAGCTTGTTTCTGGGACCGCTGAAAGTCTCCTCTATCAAGGAGTCTCAGAAAGCATTGTGAAAATGCCTCATATCCCAGGCTGATCATccagaaagagaaaatatttctgaaaacacgccccccccctcaattttccATATTAGAAAATGGTGGGGCACTGGAAGAATCCCTTTGTTCCCACCTGCCACATGTAAATTTCTTGTTCCTATTTTCTTTCCAGGCGGCTCAGTTAAATTTTGTCTAGCAGCAGGCTGTGGTGCCCTGTTGTTGGCATTCAGTCACCTGATATACATCCACAGCTCTGCCATTTCAAGGGCCTGGCTGCCACAGAGGTAGTATCTAAGTTGGACTGCTTTGAACTGTTCCTCATGTGACCAaattatgccccccccccggtcatgATATATGCAGAAAATGGATATGTCAGGGAGAAAGGGTTTAGCCTCACCTTCTCCTTGATAAGCTAGCTTCTGTGTGCAGGGAACTTCCATGCCTCAAACCCCATCTGTATAGCTCAAACAACCAATGACCTCTAcaaactgataaataaatcattatgtaggccccagaaacctaattaaaggattccatttttgggctgttagcagagtctatcgtttggcataggaagcatgattttaggtggttgtgagctgctggctggttgtgtgtgcaggagagaaaataaaagcatacacttgctttgtatttagaaaagaaatgagagttctttattgtaggaactccatactctgataggaaaggaggagagacagatcctaactacctatctagtctaaggatggacatggatgccaggacaaggcctgcatccatgctgccaagatggagggaggagaaggagagaggtgttgcctggatcaATGCCAGGAAgcgaagaagtgagagggaggaagtcaggaggaggaaatcctgagaacagcaatctacatatcaaaggacaatcagagcagtacacagtaaacagagtgccctgacctctctctctctctaactctttggtttgtccccctctgaaacctgaggaaagggacagtgctgaatcctcctcttccaacacaaaCTACCACAGTCCTCCTGGAGCATGGTGGATTGTGGTTCTTGCCGTGTGGTTTTGTTCAGCTCTCATCTGGGTTTGTGGTGCTTGGGAGCATTATGAGGAAATAATCTGGATGTTCCCCAGGCAGGATGTTCCCCTTCACTGTCTGGCTTTCATTAAGGGAACAACAAATGGATGGATCGTCAATTTGCGGAAACATTCATAAAAAACAAGAGGAACCTATTGGAAATGCCAGTGAGGGGTTGGCAGGCCAGCAGATAAATTGCCCTTGTTGAAATCCCAGCCCAGGGTTGGAACGGTTGCAGAGAAAGGGCAGGCATAGGTCTCCTCTTCACCTGGCTCCTGAATTTTTATTTTAAGATTAGGCAGGGGCCTGTTAGAGGTTTATAAAGCTATGACCACCAGCGCAGAAGGAGAGAAATTTGTCACCCGCTCTTGTAACTCTAGAGGGCTTTCCCCACAAAACTGATTCGGGACTGGCCAAAGGTGGTTGTCCTTCctgcacaaaacacttggttgaCTTGCGGAACTCACGGCCACAAAAGGTAACAATGGTTGGAAGCTTAGAGTGGGGTTTTAAATCCAGAATTaaataatttaattaaataattaaataaattcatAGGTGACTCACTCGGCGGCTGGCGGCTGGCATAGCTGAGAAGCAGCACTCCATTTGTCAGAGGCAATCTGTCTCAGGAGTACGTAGCTGTGGACAGGGGTGGGTCATCTCTTTCAATGCCCAGGACAGCCAGATTCAGTGGACTTTGGGCCTCATACAGCTGAACGGTCctgactttgtttctttgtttatatttttgtcaacTATTTTAGTCCCCTGCTTTTTGTGGTTAGTTTTGTAGATTATTTTGCATTGCAAATACACATTTTTGAGATGCTTATGCATAATGAATGCACATATATTATATGTGTAAATGATCTACAAATGAATTCATTCAACATGAAAAATCtgatgcaaggaaacagaaaatggtgcaaaaatcAAGCGCTCCAGGTTCTATTTGTACAAGGAAGAAACAGAATCAAGATAGATATTTGGAGGTAGAAAAAGTGGAAGATGAGAAACTGGAAATTATCCCTAATACATGGTGATTAAAAGAAGCAAGCTGGCAGCTGATCTGTTAAGACTGACACAAGGAAATCCTCTTTTGTGCCCAAAACATCAGGCTGACttttggaactccctgccacaggaggcagcaTTGGCCGCCAGCTTAGATAGCTAACTAAGAAAGGACAAAACTATAACtaatttcttctctttcttaccccttttccttctatctcctatgcttcttttttctctttaaaaatacaatttactttgtttgtttccAACAATATCCAGCAACCGGTCAAACAGAAATAGCAAACAGCCACCATGTagtcagagaaagagaaggcaaCGTCCTGCAAACAGACATTTGTGAGATTGCTCTGCTAGGGCTACCAACCTCtatgtgtggcctggagatcacccagaattacaactgatctctagactacagggatcagctcctctggagaaaatggctgctttggaggttggcgTTATCCCCCGCTGAGGTCTCTCCActccccaaagccccaggttccaccctcaaatctccaggaatatcccaacccagagctggcaaccctgtctccTGTTTGCATTAAAAGGAGCCCGTCATGTTGATCCTTTTTGTTCTCTCCATATCCTGGATTATATAAACGTCTGGCCATTTGCAAACTTATGCAATTCTCCACAGAAAACAAAAagctctttgttttttaaaatgcagtcacTGTTAGGGCTGGAATTTTGAAACCTTCCAGTATTTAGCAAGTTCAAAATCTTGGGAAGGTGGTTCAGTACCTATTCAGAGTCGCATTGATCTGAGAAAAAGCAACTCCTCACAGCAGTATTATGTCTGCAAGCATGAATCGTCTCAGCCGGCAAATTAATGACATTTCAGCTGGTTAACTGGGGGAGGGCGGATCAGTCTTACAGACTGTGTTTGCTTCTTACAAAAGGTGTCCCTTTTATTATGACCAGATGATGCACAatgtccctcccccctccccaatgtgtCATTTAGCTGTAAACAGTACTTGGAAGGAAGGAGTAGATTGGAAGtctggagagccagcttggtgtaatggttaagagtgtgggactctagtctggagatccgggtttgatcccccactcctccacttgaagccagctgggtgaccttgggtcagtcacagctctctcagagctctctcagccctacccacctcacagggtgttttgttgtggggataataataacactctttgtaaaccgctctgagtggacattaagttgtcctgaagggtggtatataaattgtatgttgttgttgttatgagtgTGGTGCTGGGAGAGGCCCAGGAGACTGTGTGTCTTTTACCCCTACTTTTACCGCTACCTCTGAGGCTTGAGGCAGCCTAAGGGGGCCAAATAGTACCCCCTCCACTTCTCCATACCAGGATCCTTTTCTAAGTTgtcccaccaccaccctgcccccTTATTGGGAGCTTTTCGTAGCTAAATTAAATCCCCACCTGTAGAAAGTTACCTTGCATGAACTTCAGTTGAGATTCTCCTTGAGATCGAAGTCTTTGGTGTGGAGAAATGGTCTAAGTTCAATCATCAGTTGATGAGCTGGCAGTGAATCCTCTGCAGTAGCtcagagaatcatagggttgcAAGAGgccttagagaccatctagtcccaccccctgcccaatgcaggaacagcctaaagcatccctgacaagtatttgtccagccgctccttgaagattggcaatgagggggaacccaccacatccccaggcagtTGATTTCACTACTGAATCACTCTTAATATGAAGaattttttcctaatgtccagccagtaccttccatCCTATAGTTTAGACCTATTGTTTTGAGTCCGATCCTCTGTTGCCAGggggaacagctcccttccttctCCTAAGTAAccgccttttaaatacttaaagagagcaatcatgtctcccctcaacctcctcttctccaaactgaacattcccaggtccatcagtctttcctcgtagggctcagtctccaggcccctgattatcctggttgctctcacagactcacagagctggaaggggccgtACAAACCTTcaagtctaaccccctgcccaatgcaggatgagcctaaagcaacCCTAACatatattcatccagcctctccttgaaaactgccagtgagggggagctcaccacgtccctaggcagctgattccacttttgaactactctgactgtgaaaaagtttttcctaatatccagccggtacctttgtgcttgtaatttaagcccgttgcttctggtcctaccctctgctgccaactggaacagctcattgccctcctctaaatgacagcctttcaaatatttaaagagagcagtcgTGTCcgccctcaatctcctcttctccaaactaaacattcccaaggccctcagcctttcctcgtagggctcagtctccagacccctgatcatcctcgtcgctctcttctgcaccctctcgattttgtccacatcctttttgaagtggggcctccagaactgcacacaatactccaggtgcagcctacgatttcgatgcaatggcccttttgatacaacccaagactgagtttgccttttttgccaccacatcacactgactgctcatttttagtttacagtccactcttaccccaagatctctttcgcatacactattacccagaagtgtatcccccatcctggatttgtgcttcacatttttgtggcccagattgcatcctgttcacaactgcccacttctccagagtattcaagtcttggTGAATTTTAACtccatcttcttgggtgtttgccactcctcccaatttggtatcatcagcaaatttaatgagtagcatGTTtacccccttcatccagatcattgataaatatattgaaaagtaccgggctcaaaactgagccccgtggcaccccactggacacctccctccaatctgatgaaatgccattgaccaccactctttggatgtggtcctctaaccagttccctatcccccgaactgtcctatagtccagtccgctgTCTTCCAGTTtccccattagaatgtcatggggaaccttatcagaagctttactgaaaaccaggtaaatcacgtcgacagagttcccatgatccagtaagctcgccAGTTGATCatagaaggaaaccaggttggtctcgCAAGATGTTAgagacaaaaccatgctgacttccccggatcactgagcggtccttcagatgcttactgattgatccctttaaaatctgttctaatatcttcccagcaacagaagtcagactgactggcctgtagttttccTGGTCATc of the Eublepharis macularius isolate TG4126 chromosome 5, MPM_Emac_v1.0, whole genome shotgun sequence genome contains:
- the TBXA2R gene encoding thromboxane A2 receptor, which codes for MCEGGSTLWFPKMELGNFSGASQLGSCFRRNNISNEIRGHITSPWFSTIFGLIGLCSNLFAFCVLVNSSRKMHSRSRSSFLVFLCGLVVTDFMGLLVTVCIVVPYHFIQFDWRVVDPGCHLCNFMGLAMVFFGQCPLLLGATMAGERFLGIYRPFSRSINMSKRRAWILVSLVWALGFFLGLLPILGLGDYSLQYPNSWCFLTLLHDAKNVAFSLIFALLGIFCVGLSFFLNTFSVVTLCRVYHDSESVQRRRDSEVEMMIQLLGIMVIASACWLPLLIFIVQTALQDFSSANQIPEATEKLLLIYLRVATWNQILDPWVYILFRRAVLQRIYPSIKTRPSIVSLYPVISSSLRRKFTQESVLQ